One Flavobacterium sp. 90 DNA segment encodes these proteins:
- a CDS encoding histidine kinase, which translates to MIRNISTYWKIQLIGWFMTSLYWGFSAFFEGYFSWKIGITDLILDVAIGITLTHIYRNFALRKGWNKLNLKRLVPKIAISILVLSLLYMFLIAAKLYLIRLFFLGNNSISFVAFFKSVQLQIFMTGIRLMSIWVLAYHLYHYSRLEIETVKENARLSLIVKEAQLNNLSAQLNPHFFFNSLNNIKYLVLENPNSARRAIDLLSELLRNSLNSNVARLISLDDEINLVKDYLELEKIRFEERLQIKIEADIDLSKYLILPLSIQSLVENAIKHGIEKRKNGGFINVTIQEEDHFIKINVQNSGKLEIQDNTSGIGLNNLKERLLLQYNGNAAFEIKDLNDETVLATILLPSK; encoded by the coding sequence ATGATCAGGAATATATCGACTTATTGGAAAATTCAACTTATCGGGTGGTTTATGACTTCTTTGTATTGGGGATTTTCGGCTTTTTTTGAAGGTTATTTTAGTTGGAAAATTGGTATCACCGATTTAATTCTGGATGTTGCAATTGGTATTACATTAACGCATATTTATAGAAATTTTGCTCTGAGAAAAGGATGGAATAAATTAAACCTAAAAAGATTAGTGCCCAAAATTGCGATTAGTATTTTGGTTCTTTCTTTATTGTATATGTTTCTCATTGCTGCTAAACTTTATCTAATCCGTTTGTTCTTTTTAGGAAATAATTCAATTTCATTTGTAGCATTTTTTAAATCTGTACAATTGCAGATTTTTATGACTGGAATAAGATTAATGTCGATTTGGGTTTTGGCATATCATCTTTATCATTATTCAAGACTTGAAATAGAAACGGTAAAAGAAAATGCGCGTTTGTCGCTTATAGTAAAAGAGGCGCAATTAAATAATCTGAGTGCACAACTGAATCCGCATTTCTTTTTTAATTCCTTAAACAACATAAAATATCTGGTGCTGGAAAATCCAAATTCAGCAAGACGTGCGATTGACCTTTTATCTGAGTTGTTGAGAAATTCCCTAAATAGTAATGTTGCAAGATTAATATCCTTAGATGACGAAATTAATTTGGTTAAGGATTATCTGGAATTAGAAAAAATTCGATTTGAAGAACGTTTACAAATCAAAATTGAAGCTGATATTGATTTGTCAAAATATTTAATTCTGCCTTTAAGTATTCAATCATTGGTTGAAAATGCCATAAAACACGGAATCGAAAAAAGAAAAAATGGCGGATTTATAAACGTAACAATTCAGGAAGAAGATCATTTTATAAAAATTAATGTTCAAAATTCGGGTAAATTAGAAATTCAAGATAATACGTCCGGTATTGGTTTAAATAATCTGAAGGAAAGATTGTTGTTACAATATAACGGAAATGCAGCTTTTGAAATTAAAGATTTGAATGACGAAACAGTTTTGGCAACAATTTTATTACCATCAAAATGA
- a CDS encoding CocE/NonD family hydrolase: protein MKTILNFVFFILIVSNTFSQQTSKTKSEDLKSAYNIQDSVMIETRDGTFISAIVVRKKGISTPKPVILQNTIYVMEKRDMKSLKAAADKDYVGVIAYARGKRFSPDEILPYENDGNDAYDVIDWISKQKWCNGSIGMYGGSYNGLTQWAACKKMHPALKTIVPYVANRAGMGLPMENNVFINPNYEWSFYVGNNKYLDTVAGNDRQRFRNMQFKWWETGVAYRKMDSIDGSPNRLFQRWLKHPSFDEYWQKMSPYKKDFAQINIPILVIDGYYNDSQNSSLYYLRELQKYNSKANFYLIIGPYSHFGAQRGGSPILNGYKVDANALINTNEITYQWFDYILKNGPKPAILKDKINYQVMGANEWRNAPSIDEMNNGFLTFYLTDNKSGKFYSLNANKPTKNSYLSQEVDFADRQVQNNDYYPDPIIRKEIDTTNGYVFISDPLKEPLLVNGSFLGEIKASINKKDMDIGVTLYEVTPEGEYFHLAYFIGRASYSKDITKRNLLKPNKIETIPFSNTHLVSKQLSKGSRLLITLNVNKNAFSELNYGTGKTVADETIKDAKEPLKIKWYNDSFVKIPVWK from the coding sequence ATGAAAACGATTTTAAACTTTGTATTTTTTATTCTGATAGTATCAAATACATTTTCACAGCAAACAAGTAAAACAAAATCAGAAGATTTAAAAAGTGCTTATAACATTCAGGATAGCGTAATGATCGAAACTCGCGATGGTACATTTATCTCTGCAATCGTAGTTCGGAAAAAAGGGATTTCAACTCCAAAACCTGTAATACTCCAAAATACCATTTATGTTATGGAAAAGAGAGACATGAAATCTTTAAAAGCAGCTGCAGATAAAGATTATGTTGGTGTAATTGCTTATGCAAGAGGGAAGCGATTTAGTCCGGATGAAATACTTCCGTATGAAAATGATGGTAATGATGCGTATGATGTAATTGACTGGATCAGTAAGCAAAAATGGTGTAACGGAAGCATAGGAATGTATGGCGGCAGTTACAACGGATTGACGCAATGGGCGGCTTGCAAAAAAATGCATCCTGCACTAAAAACCATAGTTCCTTATGTTGCCAATCGCGCAGGAATGGGATTACCAATGGAAAACAACGTATTTATAAACCCTAATTACGAATGGTCTTTTTACGTGGGAAATAACAAATATCTTGATACAGTTGCCGGAAATGACAGACAGCGATTTAGAAATATGCAATTTAAATGGTGGGAAACCGGAGTTGCTTATAGAAAAATGGACAGTATTGATGGAAGTCCAAACAGGCTTTTTCAGAGATGGTTAAAACATCCTTCTTTTGATGAATATTGGCAAAAAATGTCGCCTTACAAGAAGGATTTTGCACAGATAAATATTCCTATTTTGGTGATTGATGGTTATTATAATGATTCTCAAAATTCGAGTTTGTATTATTTAAGAGAACTTCAAAAGTATAATTCCAAAGCTAATTTCTATTTAATAATTGGTCCGTACAGCCATTTTGGAGCGCAAAGAGGAGGTTCTCCTATATTGAATGGTTACAAAGTTGATGCAAATGCTTTAATTAATACCAATGAAATAACGTATCAATGGTTTGATTATATTTTAAAAAACGGACCAAAACCTGCAATCCTGAAAGACAAAATTAATTATCAGGTAATGGGTGCCAATGAGTGGAGAAATGCTCCGTCTATTGATGAAATGAATAATGGTTTTCTAACATTTTATTTAACCGATAATAAATCAGGGAAATTCTATTCTTTGAATGCTAATAAACCAACTAAAAATAGTTATCTCTCACAAGAAGTTGATTTTGCAGACAGGCAAGTACAGAATAATGATTATTATCCTGATCCTATTATTCGAAAAGAAATTGATACAACAAATGGTTATGTTTTTATAAGTGATCCGCTAAAAGAACCACTATTAGTAAATGGCTCGTTTTTGGGCGAAATAAAAGCAAGTATTAATAAAAAAGATATGGACATTGGAGTTACTTTATACGAAGTAACGCCAGAGGGAGAATATTTTCATTTGGCTTATTTTATTGGCAGAGCGAGTTATTCTAAAGATATTACAAAGAGAAATTTACTGAAACCGAATAAAATTGAAACGATTCCTTTTTCGAATACACATTTGGTAAGCAAACAATTAAGTAAAGGAAGCAGATTGTTAATTACTTTGAATGTAAACAAAAATGCCTTTTCTGAACTCAATTACGGAACGGGAAAAACAGTCGCCGATGAAACTATTAAAGATGCCAAAGAACCTTTAAAAATAAAATGGTACAATGACAGTTTTGTCAAAATTCCGGTTTGGAAATAA
- a CDS encoding LytTR family DNA-binding domain-containing protein, protein MKKIKVVIIDDERLAREELKRALAIYDDFVLVGEAENADSAKDLIESQKPDLIFLDIQMPEKSGFDLLESLDNVPEVLFITAFNQYAVQAFEVNALDYLMKPIREERFSKAIEKVRNAIKLKSSLGNAVSDRKIFIKDGEKRFFIPLDEIYLIESLENYTRLFFQGNKALQRRSLRQWEEILDENVFFRINRTEIINVKYIQEVNRTIVGKLEVKLKTGELLEVSNRQAVKFKNSNGI, encoded by the coding sequence ATGAAAAAGATAAAAGTTGTAATAATTGATGACGAACGTTTGGCACGAGAAGAACTCAAAAGAGCATTAGCGATATACGATGATTTTGTTCTTGTTGGTGAAGCTGAAAATGCCGATTCTGCTAAAGATTTGATTGAATCTCAAAAACCTGATTTGATTTTCTTAGACATTCAGATGCCTGAAAAATCCGGTTTCGATTTATTAGAATCTTTAGACAATGTGCCCGAAGTATTATTTATTACCGCTTTCAATCAATATGCTGTGCAAGCTTTTGAAGTAAATGCTTTAGATTATTTAATGAAACCTATAAGGGAAGAACGTTTCTCAAAAGCAATTGAAAAAGTAAGAAATGCTATAAAGCTAAAATCTTCCTTGGGTAATGCTGTAAGTGACAGAAAAATTTTCATTAAAGATGGAGAAAAACGATTCTTTATTCCATTAGATGAAATTTATCTGATAGAATCATTAGAGAATTATACCAGACTTTTTTTTCAGGGAAACAAAGCGCTTCAAAGGCGTTCTCTTCGTCAATGGGAAGAGATATTGGATGAAAATGTTTTTTTCAGAATAAACAGAACTGAAATTATCAATGTCAAATACATTCAGGAAGTAAATAGAACAATTGTCGGCAAGCTTGAAGTAAAACTAAAAACCGGAGAATTACTGGAAGTATCAAACCGGCAAGCAGTCAAATTCAAAAATAGTAACGGAATTTAA